In a single window of the Fusobacterium simiae genome:
- a CDS encoding MarR family transcriptional regulator: MKKILFVILCLSFISCSNLYKANKAYDRGDYVQNVELTFKYFDEKPENFEELKEKKKTEIDNKFSNIFEYYKKLKNSEDLVDRNNANIELFKIYIVSDNSEYSREFQAERDFLASNNIKDIFNLALKTNKELFSQYSGKNGDHNYALKVINHTLNMENSIDEVMQGKTNLDTNKMKGYRNLKKEVANYRANGDNNEALKVIEEYTSNVDNSTNEAIQAKTNLDRNKIELYKNFKMEIAKHRADGYIALAKVEEEQGSNRYLRSAQNLYYQASEIYSKYQTNYKNSYSNYENVKHKADLNDAEDNYKKGIEEYRNAGSSKGKYRAANYYFREAQKYVSNYKDTTKLINESKEKGYFKYNLTSNNSDISRKINDEMSSIGYSVNNGIEVFIEYKNDEFTYNTSSNTNTEQLRKEVQTGTDSNGKAIIKVYNFTKTTTTIEEVGKIRYFLSMRGTYYNNNINNDVIFRNTVKNIKYTGDVPPSSDYRDSEGKTLGSYEVEKKTIEKLRKEVNYNIDSMVSDLKRI, from the coding sequence ATGAAAAAAATTTTATTTGTTATCCTTTGCCTTTCTTTTATTTCTTGCAGCAATCTTTATAAAGCAAATAAGGCATATGATAGAGGAGATTATGTTCAAAATGTAGAATTGACTTTTAAATATTTTGATGAAAAACCAGAAAATTTTGAAGAATTAAAAGAAAAGAAAAAAACTGAAATTGATAATAAATTTTCAAATATTTTTGAGTATTATAAAAAACTTAAAAATAGTGAAGATTTAGTGGACAGAAATAATGCTAATATAGAACTTTTTAAGATATACATTGTATCTGATAACAGTGAATATTCAAGAGAATTTCAAGCCGAAAGAGATTTTTTAGCTAGTAATAATATAAAAGACATTTTTAATCTAGCTTTAAAAACTAATAAAGAATTATTTTCACAATATTCAGGAAAAAATGGAGACCATAATTATGCTTTAAAGGTTATAAATCATACACTAAATATGGAAAATTCTATTGATGAAGTAATGCAAGGTAAAACAAACTTGGATACTAATAAGATGAAAGGGTATAGAAATCTTAAAAAGGAAGTAGCAAATTATAGAGCAAATGGAGATAATAATGAGGCTTTAAAAGTTATAGAAGAATATACATCAAATGTGGATAATTCTACTAATGAAGCAATACAAGCTAAAACAAATTTAGATAGAAACAAGATAGAATTATATAAAAATTTTAAAATGGAAATAGCAAAACATAGGGCAGATGGCTATATTGCACTTGCAAAAGTAGAGGAAGAACAAGGAAGTAATAGATATCTTAGAAGTGCTCAAAATCTTTATTACCAAGCCTCTGAAATTTATTCAAAATACCAAACTAATTATAAAAATTCTTATTCAAATTATGAAAATGTAAAGCATAAAGCTGATTTGAATGATGCAGAAGATAACTATAAAAAAGGAATAGAAGAATATAGAAATGCCGGTTCTTCAAAAGGAAAATATAGAGCTGCAAATTATTATTTTAGAGAGGCACAAAAATATGTATCTAATTATAAAGATACTACTAAATTAATAAATGAAAGTAAAGAAAAAGGTTATTTTAAATATAATTTAACTTCTAATAATTCTGATATATCACGAAAAATTAATGATGAAATGAGTTCAATAGGTTACTCAGTAAATAATGGGATAGAAGTTTTTATTGAATACAAAAATGATGAGTTTACTTATAATACTTCTTCTAATACTAATACAGAGCAATTAAGAAAAGAAGTACAAACTGGGACTGATTCCAATGGAAAAGCTATTATAAAAGTATACAATTTTACAAAAACTACTACAACTATTGAAGAAGTAGGAAAAATTCGTTACTTTTTATCTATGAGAGGAACTTATTACAATAATAACATAAATAATGATGTCATTTTTAGAAATACAGTAAAAAATATTAAATATACAGGAGATGTTCCTCCAAGTTCTGATTATAGAGATTCAGAAGGTAAAACTCTTGGTTCTTATGAAGTAGAGAAAAAGACAATAGAAAAATTAAGAAAAGAAGTTAATTACAATATAGATTCTATGGTAAGTGATTTAAAAAGAATATAA
- a CDS encoding NAD(P)H-dependent oxidoreductase produces MKTLIVVTHPDLKDSKVNKIWLKEAEKYSDKFTIHNLYELYPNEVIDVEKEQKIIEKHNSLVLQFPIYWFNCPPLMKKWLDEVFTEGWAYGKNGNKLLNRNIGLAVTAGIDEKNYSEVGKYKHSLKEILLPFEITFNYCSANYKGFNAFYSAEFEATDERIRNSISQYINFLNSI; encoded by the coding sequence ATGAAAACATTAATTGTAGTTACACATCCTGACTTAAAAGATTCTAAGGTCAATAAAATTTGGCTAAAAGAGGCTGAAAAATATTCTGATAAATTTACAATTCATAATTTATATGAATTATATCCTAATGAAGTTATTGATGTAGAGAAAGAACAAAAAATAATTGAAAAACATAATAGCTTAGTGTTACAATTCCCTATTTATTGGTTTAATTGCCCACCTCTTATGAAAAAATGGTTAGATGAAGTTTTTACTGAGGGGTGGGCTTATGGAAAAAATGGGAATAAACTATTAAATAGAAATATAGGTTTAGCTGTTACAGCTGGTATAGATGAAAAAAATTATTCAGAAGTTGGAAAATATAAACATAGTCTTAAAGAAATTCTTCTCCCATTTGAGATAACATTTAACTATTGTTCAGCTAACTATAAAGGTTTTAATGCATTTTATAGTGCTGAATTTGAAGCAACTGATGAAAGAATAAGAAATAGTATTTCTCAATACATTAATTTTTTAAATTCTATTTAA
- a CDS encoding winged helix-turn-helix transcriptional regulator: protein MENKSCVEKDIKLEDTGFGYTLSLIGGKYKMIIIYKLYENSPFMRYNELKRSIGNISFKTLTSTLKELEEDDIIIRKEYPQIPPRVEYSLSEKGKTLIPILNMMCDWGEKNSI from the coding sequence ATGGAAAATAAAAGTTGTGTTGAAAAGGATATAAAACTTGAAGATACAGGATTTGGATATACTTTATCATTAATTGGTGGAAAATATAAAATGATTATCATATATAAGTTATATGAAAATTCCCCTTTTATGAGATACAATGAATTAAAAAGAAGTATAGGGAACATTTCTTTTAAAACTTTGACAAGTACATTAAAAGAGCTTGAAGAAGATGATATTATTATTAGAAAAGAATATCCACAAATTCCTCCAAGAGTAGAGTACAGTCTTTCTGAAAAAGGGAAGACTTTAATTCCTATTTTAAATATGATGTGTGATTGGGGAGAGAAAAATAGTATTTAA
- the guaB gene encoding IMP dehydrogenase encodes MMNGKIVKEGITFDDVLLIPAKSDVLPNEVSLQTRLTKKITLNLPILSAAMDTVTESDLAIALARQGGIGFIHKNMSIEEQAAEVDRVKRSESGMITNPITLNKDSRVYQAEELMSRYKISGLPVIEDDGKLIGIITNRDIKYRKELDQPVGDIMTSEGLITAPVGTTLEQAKEILLANRIEKLPITDQNGYLKGLITIKDIDNIIQYPNACKDTQGKLRCGAAVGIAPDTIDRVRALVKAGVDIITVDSAHGHSQGVINMIKEIKKNFPDLDIIGGNIVTAEAAKALIEAGVSAVKVGIGPGSICTTRVVAGVGVPQLTAVNDVYEYCKDKNIGVIADGGIKLSGDIVKALAAGGDCVMIGGLLAGTKEAPGEEIILEGRRFKIYVGMGSIAAMKRGSKDRYFQAEERDNSKLVPEGIEGRIAYKGSVKDVIFQLAGGIRAGMGYCGTKTIKDLQINGKFVKITGAGLIESHPHDITITKEAPNYSK; translated from the coding sequence ATGATGAATGGAAAAATTGTAAAAGAAGGAATAACCTTTGATGATGTTTTATTAATACCAGCAAAATCAGATGTACTTCCTAATGAAGTTAGCCTACAAACAAGGCTTACAAAAAAAATTACATTAAATTTACCAATTTTAAGTGCTGCTATGGATACAGTTACTGAATCAGATTTAGCAATAGCTCTTGCAAGACAAGGAGGGATAGGCTTTATTCATAAGAATATGTCTATTGAAGAACAAGCCGCTGAAGTTGATAGAGTAAAAAGATCTGAAAGCGGAATGATAACAAATCCTATAACACTTAATAAAGATAGTAGAGTTTACCAAGCAGAAGAATTGATGAGTAGATATAAAATTTCAGGTTTACCTGTAATAGAAGATGATGGTAAATTAATAGGAATAATTACAAACAGAGACATTAAATATCGTAAAGAACTTGACCAACCAGTTGGAGATATAATGACAAGTGAGGGTTTAATCACTGCTCCTGTTGGAACAACTTTAGAGCAAGCAAAAGAAATTTTACTTGCCAATAGAATTGAAAAGTTACCAATAACTGATCAAAATGGATATTTAAAAGGGTTGATTACAATAAAAGATATAGATAATATAATTCAATATCCAAATGCTTGCAAAGATACACAAGGAAAATTAAGATGTGGAGCAGCAGTTGGAATTGCTCCTGATACAATAGATAGAGTAAGAGCTTTAGTGAAAGCTGGGGTAGATATCATAACTGTTGATTCTGCTCATGGTCATTCACAAGGTGTGATAAATATGATAAAAGAAATTAAAAAGAATTTTCCTGATTTGGATATAATTGGTGGAAATATAGTTACAGCAGAAGCTGCAAAAGCACTTATTGAAGCAGGAGTATCAGCAGTTAAAGTTGGAATAGGACCAGGTTCTATTTGTACAACAAGAGTTGTAGCAGGAGTTGGGGTTCCACAACTTACAGCAGTAAATGATGTGTATGAATATTGTAAAGATAAAAATATTGGTGTAATAGCTGATGGAGGAATAAAATTATCAGGAGATATAGTTAAGGCTTTAGCAGCTGGTGGAGATTGTGTAATGATAGGAGGATTACTAGCAGGAACAAAAGAAGCACCAGGAGAAGAAATAATTCTTGAAGGAAGAAGATTTAAAATATATGTAGGTATGGGTTCAATAGCTGCAATGAAAAGAGGTTCAAAAGATAGATATTTCCAAGCAGAAGAAAGAGATAATTCAAAATTAGTTCCAGAAGGTATAGAAGGTCGTATTGCATACAAAGGTTCAGTTAAAGATGTAATTTTCCAACTTGCAGGTGGAATAAGAGCAGGTATGGGATATTGTGGAACTAAAACAATAAAAGATTTACAAATCAATGGAAAATTTGTTAAAATAACAGGGGCAGGTTTAATAGAAAGCCATCCACATGATATAACAATAACAAAAGAAGCACCAAATTATTCTAAATAA
- a CDS encoding toxin-antitoxin system YwqK family antitoxin, whose amino-acid sequence MKKFNKFIILAGILFNFSILNAEIKEIESLDKISNEIVEGKTDKKATKEKTNEVAKNTEDVKDIPEESATRTVDKNSIVDIYERKMKDKIAYKEGSSTPFTGVFGVVIDDKIESYEEYKNGLLDGETAYFAKGKQVKLLSEMYTKGKLNGQQKSYFENGKLKSIVYYSNDRVNGIESYDRNGNLLHKSIFENGTGDWKFYWSNGKVSEEGKYKSWRKDGIWKKYREDGSLDTVMRYDNGRLLSEKWQ is encoded by the coding sequence ATGAAAAAATTTAATAAGTTTATTATTTTAGCAGGGATATTATTTAATTTTTCAATATTGAATGCTGAAATAAAGGAAATCGAATCACTTGACAAAATTTCAAATGAAATAGTTGAAGGAAAAACAGATAAAAAAGCAACAAAAGAAAAAACTAATGAAGTTGCTAAAAATACAGAAGATGTGAAAGATATTCCAGAGGAAAGTGCAACAAGAACTGTTGATAAAAACTCAATAGTTGATATTTATGAAAGAAAGATGAAAGATAAAATTGCATATAAAGAAGGTTCAAGTACACCTTTTACTGGGGTATTTGGAGTTGTAATTGATGATAAAATTGAATCTTATGAAGAATATAAAAATGGACTTTTAGATGGAGAAACTGCTTATTTTGCAAAAGGAAAACAAGTAAAATTACTATCTGAAATGTACACTAAGGGAAAATTAAATGGACAACAAAAATCTTACTTTGAAAATGGTAAATTAAAATCAATAGTTTACTATTCAAATGATAGAGTAAATGGTATTGAATCTTATGATAGAAATGGAAATCTTTTACATAAAAGTATTTTTGAAAATGGTACAGGAGATTGGAAATTCTATTGGAGCAATGGAAAGGTTTCAGAAGAAGGGAAATATAAATCTTGGAGAAAAGATGGTATTTGGAAGAAATATAGAGAAGATGGAAGTTTAGATACTGTAATGAGATATGATAATGGAAGACTTTTAAGTGAAAAATGGCAATAA
- a CDS encoding HD domain-containing protein → MKNGNNMLISRIKQVYNYIFSSFNENWNNEIKKILSEEEFLVFSKMSNYDKVHSYNLYQKVKANKVLSSQEIYLKLALLHDSGKGNVGLFRRIKKVLIVDRILEKHPEIAFEKLKNINFELAKLCLQHHNEDVDEKMKIFQELDNK, encoded by the coding sequence GTGAAAAATGGCAATAATATGTTAATTTCAAGAATAAAGCAAGTTTATAACTATATTTTTTCTAGTTTTAATGAGAATTGGAATAACGAAATAAAAAAAATATTATCAGAGGAAGAATTTTTAGTTTTTTCTAAAATGAGTAATTATGATAAAGTACATTCATATAATCTTTATCAAAAGGTAAAGGCTAATAAAGTTTTATCTTCACAAGAAATTTATTTAAAATTAGCTCTTTTACATGATAGTGGAAAAGGTAATGTTGGGCTTTTTAGGAGAATAAAAAAAGTTTTAATAGTGGATAGAATCTTAGAAAAGCATCCAGAGATAGCTTTTGAAAAATTAAAAAATATTAATTTTGAATTAGCAAAACTATGTTTACAACATCATAATGAAGATGTAGATGAAAAAATGAAAATTTTTCAAGAATTAGATAATAAATAA
- a CDS encoding uracil-DNA glycosylase gives MSKINNDWKEILEKEFEKEYFVKLKDILEEEYKNYTVYPPKKDILNAFFLTPYSEVKVVILGQDPYHQKGQAHGLAFSVNYGIKTPPSLVNMYKELHDDLGLYIPNNGFLEKWAKQGVLLLNTTLTVRDSEANSHSGIGWQTFTDNVIKALNEREKPIIFVLWGNNAKSKEKFIDTGKHYVLKGVHPSPLSANRGFFGCKHFSEANRILKSLDEKEIDWQIENKER, from the coding sequence ATGTCAAAGATTAATAATGATTGGAAAGAGATTTTAGAAAAAGAATTTGAAAAAGAATATTTTGTAAAATTAAAAGATATTCTTGAAGAAGAATACAAGAATTATACAGTTTATCCTCCTAAAAAGGATATACTAAATGCTTTTTTTCTTACTCCTTATTCAGAAGTAAAAGTTGTAATCTTAGGTCAAGACCCCTATCATCAAAAAGGTCAAGCACATGGTTTAGCATTTTCTGTAAATTATGGAATAAAAACACCACCTTCACTTGTAAATATGTATAAAGAGTTACATGATGATTTAGGTTTATATATTCCAAATAATGGTTTTCTTGAAAAATGGGCAAAACAAGGAGTGCTTTTATTAAATACCACTTTAACTGTTAGAGATAGTGAAGCTAATTCACATTCTGGAATAGGTTGGCAAACTTTTACAGACAATGTAATAAAAGCATTAAATGAAAGAGAAAAACCTATAATATTTGTATTATGGGGAAATAATGCAAAGTCTAAGGAAAAGTTTATTGATACTGGTAAGCATTATGTTTTAAAGGGAGTACATCCAAGTCCACTTTCAGCAAATAGAGGTTTCTTTGGTTGTAAGCATTTCAGTGAGGCAAATAGAATTCTAAAGAGTTTAGATGAAAAAGAAATTGACTGGCAAATAGAAAATAAGGAGAGATAA
- a CDS encoding UDP-N-acetylmuramoyl-L-alanyl-D-glutamate--2,6-diaminopimelate ligase, giving the protein MNIFSGIEYKILKDVNLDRKYNGIEYDSRKIKENYIFVALEGANVDGHKYIDSAVKNGATCIIVSKKVDMKHDVSYVLIENIRHKLGYIASNFFEWPQRKLKIIGVTGTNGKTSSTYMIEKLMGSIPITRIGTIEYKIGDEVFDAVNTTPESLDLIKIFDKTLKKKIEYVVMEVSSHSLELGRVDVVDFDYALFTNLTQDHLDYHLTMENYFQAKRKLFLKLKDINNSVINIDDEYGKRLYNEFIVDNPEIISYGIDGGDLEGEYLNDGYIEIKYKKEIEKVKFALLGDFNLYNTLGAIGIALKIGISMEEILKRVSKIKAAPGRFESLDCGQDYKVIVDYAHTPDALVNVIVAARNIKNGNRIITIFGCGGDRDRTKRPIMAKVVEDLSDIIILTSDNPRTESPEQIFNDVKKGFIKQDDYIFEPDREKAIKEAVNIAEKNDIVLITGKGHETYHIIGTKKWHFDDKEIARREIVRRKMVENVN; this is encoded by the coding sequence ATGAATATTTTTTCGGGGATAGAATATAAAATTTTAAAAGATGTGAACTTAGACAGAAAATATAATGGCATTGAATATGACTCAAGAAAAATAAAAGAAAATTATATATTTGTAGCATTAGAAGGTGCTAATGTTGATGGTCATAAATATATAGATAGTGCTGTAAAAAATGGAGCAACTTGTATTATTGTCAGTAAAAAAGTTGATATGAAACATGATGTTAGCTATGTTTTAATTGAAAATATAAGACATAAACTTGGATATATTGCTTCAAATTTTTTTGAATGGCCTCAAAGAAAATTAAAAATTATTGGAGTTACAGGAACAAATGGAAAAACTTCATCAACTTATATGATAGAAAAATTAATGGGAAGTATTCCAATAACTCGTATAGGTACAATAGAATATAAGATAGGTGATGAAGTGTTTGATGCAGTTAATACAACTCCTGAATCTCTTGATTTAATAAAAATTTTTGATAAAACTTTGAAGAAAAAAATTGAATATGTTGTGATGGAAGTAAGCTCACACTCCCTTGAATTGGGCAGAGTTGATGTTGTAGATTTTGATTATGCACTATTTACCAATCTAACACAAGATCATTTAGATTATCATTTAACTATGGAAAATTATTTTCAAGCTAAAAGAAAACTATTTTTGAAACTAAAAGATATAAATAATTCTGTAATTAATATTGATGATGAATATGGAAAAAGACTGTATAATGAATTTATAGTTGATAATCCTGAAATAATCTCTTATGGAATAGATGGAGGAGATTTAGAAGGAGAATACTTAAATGATGGTTATATTGAAATAAAATATAAAAAAGAAATTGAAAAAGTTAAGTTTGCACTATTAGGAGATTTTAATTTATATAATACTTTAGGAGCTATTGGAATTGCTTTAAAAATTGGAATCAGTATGGAAGAAATTTTAAAAAGAGTTTCAAAAATAAAAGCAGCACCTGGAAGATTTGAATCTTTAGATTGTGGACAGGATTATAAAGTGATTGTTGATTATGCTCATACACCAGATGCTTTAGTAAATGTGATAGTAGCAGCTAGAAATATTAAAAATGGTAATAGAATAATAACAATTTTTGGTTGTGGTGGAGATAGAGATAGAACTAAAAGACCTATAATGGCTAAAGTTGTTGAAGATTTATCTGATATTATAATACTTACTTCTGATAATCCTAGAACAGAATCTCCTGAGCAAATATTTAATGATGTAAAAAAAGGTTTTATAAAACAAGATGATTATATATTTGAACCTGATAGAGAAAAGGCAATAAAAGAAGCTGTTAATATAGCAGAAAAAAATGATATAGTATTAATCACAGGTAAAGGGCATGAAACTTATCATATAATTGGCACAAAAAAATGGCACTTTGATGATAAAGAAATTGCAAGAAGGGAAATAGTTAGAAGAAAGATGGTGGAAAATGTTAATTAG
- the kdsA gene encoding 3-deoxy-8-phosphooctulonate synthase, whose protein sequence is MLISDVNKVKVGNIVFGGKKRFVLIAGPCVMESQELMDEVAGRIKEICDRLGIEYIFKASFDKANRSSIYSYRGPGLEEGMKMLAKTKEKFNVPVITDVHEAWQCKEVAKVADILQIPAFLCRQTDLLIAAAETGKAVNIKKGQFLAPWDMKNIVVKMEESGNKNIMLCERGSTFGYNNMIVDMRSLLEMRKFNYPVVFDVTHSVQKPGGLGTATSGDREYVYPLLRAGLAIGVDAIFAEVHPNPEEAKSDGPNMLYLKDLEEILEIAIEIDKIVKSI, encoded by the coding sequence ATGTTAATTAGTGATGTTAATAAAGTAAAAGTTGGGAATATTGTATTTGGTGGAAAGAAAAGATTTGTTTTAATTGCAGGACCTTGTGTTATGGAATCACAAGAATTAATGGATGAGGTTGCAGGAAGAATAAAAGAAATTTGTGATAGATTAGGAATAGAATATATATTTAAAGCATCTTTTGATAAAGCAAATCGTTCATCTATATATTCATATAGAGGACCAGGGTTAGAAGAAGGAATGAAAATGCTAGCCAAAACAAAAGAAAAATTTAATGTACCTGTTATTACAGATGTGCATGAAGCTTGGCAATGTAAAGAAGTTGCAAAAGTAGCAGATATTTTACAAATACCTGCATTCTTATGTAGACAGACAGATTTATTGATAGCTGCTGCTGAAACAGGAAAAGCTGTAAATATTAAAAAAGGACAATTTTTAGCACCTTGGGATATGAAAAATATTGTTGTCAAAATGGAAGAATCTGGAAATAAAAATATAATGTTATGTGAAAGAGGAAGTACATTTGGATATAATAATATGATAGTAGATATGAGAAGTTTACTTGAAATGAGAAAATTTAATTATCCTGTTGTCTTTGATGTAACACATTCAGTTCAAAAACCTGGTGGACTTGGAACTGCAACATCAGGAGATAGAGAATATGTATATCCACTTTTAAGAGCAGGGCTTGCTATTGGTGTTGATGCAATATTTGCAGAAGTTCATCCAAACCCAGAAGAAGCAAAATCTGATGGACCAAATATGTTATATTTAAAAGATTTAGAAGAAATTTTAGAAATAGCAATAGAAATTGATAAAATAGTAAAAAGTATATAA
- a CDS encoding malolactic enzyme yields the protein MAKKSYEVLNDPFLNKGTAFTKEERKELELIGLLPPQIQTIEEQAEQVYAQYKSKEPLINKRRFLMEIFDTNRTLFYYLFSQHVVEFMPIVYDPVIAENIENYSELFVNPQNAVYLSIDSPEMIEESLKNATKDREIRLIVATDAEGILGIGDWGTNGVDISVGKLMVYTAAAGIDPKSVLPVVLDAGTNRETLLEDKLYLGNRHKRIYGDEYYDFVDKFVQTAEKLFPKLYLHFEDFGRSNAANVLHKYWKTYPVFNDDIQGTGIITLAGILGALKISGEKLTDQKYMCFGAGTAGAGIADRIYQEMLQQGLSEDEARKRFYLVDRQGLLFDDMDDLTPEQKPFARKRDEFSNANELTTLEAAVKAVKPTILVGTSTQPNTFTETIVKEMASYTARPIIFPLSNPTKLAEATAENLIKWTDGKALIATGIPADPVEYKGVTYEIGQANNALIYPALGLGAIASTAKLLTNEMISKAAHSLGGIVDTTKPGAATLPPVSRLTEFSQRVAEAVGQCALDQKLNREEITDIKEAIEKIKWIPKY from the coding sequence ATGGCAAAAAAATCTTATGAAGTATTAAACGACCCATTTTTAAACAAAGGAACAGCTTTTACAAAGGAGGAAAGGAAAGAATTAGAATTAATTGGTTTACTACCACCTCAAATTCAAACTATTGAGGAACAAGCAGAGCAAGTCTATGCTCAATATAAAAGTAAAGAACCTTTAATAAATAAAAGAAGGTTCTTAATGGAAATTTTTGACACAAACAGAACTCTATTCTATTATTTATTTAGTCAACATGTAGTTGAATTTATGCCAATAGTGTATGATCCTGTTATAGCAGAAAATATTGAAAATTATAGTGAGTTATTTGTAAATCCACAAAATGCTGTTTACTTGTCAATAGACTCTCCTGAAATGATAGAAGAATCTTTAAAAAATGCAACAAAAGATAGAGAAATAAGACTTATAGTTGCAACTGATGCAGAAGGTATTTTAGGAATTGGAGATTGGGGGACTAATGGTGTTGATATTTCAGTTGGAAAGCTAATGGTCTATACGGCTGCTGCTGGAATAGATCCTAAATCAGTTTTGCCAGTTGTATTAGATGCAGGAACAAATCGTGAAACTTTACTTGAAGATAAATTATATTTAGGTAATCGTCATAAGAGAATTTATGGAGATGAATACTATGATTTTGTTGATAAATTTGTTCAAACTGCTGAAAAACTATTTCCTAAATTATATTTACATTTTGAAGATTTTGGTCGTTCAAATGCGGCAAATGTTTTGCATAAATATTGGAAAACTTATCCTGTATTTAATGATGATATACAAGGAACAGGAATCATCACTTTGGCAGGAATTTTAGGAGCATTAAAAATTTCTGGTGAAAAATTAACTGATCAAAAATATATGTGTTTTGGAGCTGGTACAGCAGGAGCAGGAATAGCAGATAGAATATATCAAGAAATGTTACAACAAGGTTTATCTGAAGACGAAGCTCGTAAAAGATTTTATTTAGTTGATAGACAAGGACTTCTATTTGATGATATGGATGATTTAACTCCTGAACAAAAACCATTTGCTCGTAAAAGAGATGAATTTAGTAATGCAAATGAATTAACAACTTTAGAAGCAGCAGTTAAAGCAGTTAAGCCAACTATTTTAGTTGGAACTTCTACTCAACCAAATACTTTTACTGAAACAATAGTAAAAGAAATGGCATCATATACTGCAAGACCTATTATATTTCCATTGAGTAATCCAACAAAATTAGCAGAAGCAACAGCAGAAAATCTAATTAAATGGACAGATGGAAAAGCATTGATAGCAACAGGTATACCAGCAGATCCTGTTGAATATAAAGGAGTAACTTATGAAATAGGACAAGCTAATAATGCTCTTATATATCCTGCACTTGGTTTAGGGGCAATAGCCTCAACAGCAAAACTGCTTACAAATGAAATGATTTCAAAGGCTGCTCACTCATTAGGTGGAATTGTTGATACAACAAAACCAGGAGCTGCTACATTACCACCAGTTTCAAGACTTACAGAATTTTCTCAAAGAGTTGCAGAAGCAGTTGGACAATGTGCATTAGATCAAAAATTGAATAGAGAAGAAATAACTGATATAAAGGAAGCTATTGAAAAAATTAAATGGATACCAAAATATTAA
- a CDS encoding AEC family transporter has protein sequence MEAFISSIGSILSIVLIIALGYILKEKNWFSDSFSGNISKLIMNIALPASIFVSVLKYLTLKSLLSLTGALVYTFSSVIIGYIFAYILVKILNVPIGRRGTFINTVVNANTIFIGLPLNIALFGNESLPYFLVYYVTNTVSTWAFGAILISNDTNDKQKQGVGFNWKKLLPPPLLGFIVALIFLVFSIPVPAFINSTLSYLGGIVTPLSLIYIGIVLHNAGLKSIKFDRDTTFALLGRFIFSPVVMLVLIKFGSDVLGLKDLSTMEIKTFIVQSAAPALAVLPILVNEAKGDVEYATNVVTTSTILFAIVIPIITTLLAGM, from the coding sequence TTGGAAGCATTTATATCATCAATAGGAAGTATATTATCCATAGTTTTAATAATTGCTTTGGGTTATATATTAAAAGAAAAAAATTGGTTTAGTGATAGTTTTAGTGGAAATATTTCTAAATTAATTATGAATATTGCTTTACCAGCTTCTATTTTTGTATCTGTTTTAAAATATTTAACATTAAAATCTTTGTTATCTTTGACAGGAGCTTTAGTTTATACATTTTCTTCTGTAATAATTGGGTATATTTTTGCATATATACTTGTAAAAATTTTAAATGTTCCAATTGGAAGAAGAGGAACTTTTATTAATACTGTTGTCAATGCAAATACAATTTTCATAGGACTTCCTTTAAATATTGCTCTATTTGGGAATGAAAGTTTACCATATTTTTTGGTTTATTATGTTACAAATACAGTTTCAACTTGGGCTTTTGGAGCGATACTTATTAGTAATGATACAAATGATAAACAAAAACAAGGAGTAGGATTTAATTGGAAAAAATTACTTCCACCTCCATTATTAGGTTTTATAGTGGCATTAATATTTTTAGTTTTTAGTATACCTGTTCCAGCTTTTATTAATTCAACATTAAGCTATTTAGGTGGAATAGTTACTCCACTATCTTTAATCTACATAGGTATAGTTTTACATAATGCAGGGTTAAAAAGTATAAAATTTGATAGGGATACTACATTTGCACTTTTAGGAAGGTTTATTTTTTCACCAGTAGTTATGCTTGTTTTAATTAAATTTGGTTCAGATGTTTTAGGATTAAAAGATTTATCAACAATGGAGATAAAAACATTTATAGTACAATCTGCTGCTCCAGCACTTGCGGTATTACCTATTTTAGTTAATGAAGCTAAGGGAGATGTTGAATATGCAACAAATGTAGTAACAACAAGTACAATATTATTTGCTATTGTTATTCCAATTATTACTACACTATTAGCAGGAATGTAA